In the Pseudoalteromonas tunicata genome, one interval contains:
- a CDS encoding thymidine kinase, translating to MAQLYFYYSAMNAGKSTTLLQSSFNYQERGMNPLIYTAAIDTRYGQGQVSSRIGLSAKAQLFAPQTNMFLAIETLHNTRKIDCVLIDESQFLTKAQVNELTDVVDKLNIPVLCYGLRTDFRGELFVGAQYLLAWADKLIELKTVCHCGRKANMVLRTDEHGIAIADGEQVEIGGNERYVSVCRTHYKEALEHAIPVKG from the coding sequence TTGGCCCAGCTGTATTTTTATTATTCTGCGATGAACGCAGGAAAATCGACGACTTTATTACAATCTTCATTTAATTATCAAGAACGGGGTATGAATCCACTCATTTATACTGCTGCGATTGATACCCGCTATGGTCAAGGCCAAGTTAGTTCTCGCATCGGCTTAAGTGCAAAAGCGCAGTTATTTGCGCCACAAACGAATATGTTTTTGGCGATAGAAACACTGCATAATACTCGAAAAATAGACTGTGTTTTAATTGATGAAAGCCAGTTTTTAACCAAAGCACAAGTGAACGAACTCACTGATGTGGTTGATAAGCTTAATATTCCTGTTTTATGTTATGGCCTGCGCACTGACTTTAGAGGCGAGCTTTTTGTTGGTGCACAATACCTGCTGGCATGGGCTGATAAACTCATTGAACTTAAAACTGTTTGCCATTGCGGTCGTAAAGCCAATATGGTGCTGCGTACCGATGAACATGGCATCGCGATTGCCGATGGTGAGCAAGTTGAAATTGGTGGCAATGAGCGGTATGTCTCGGTTTGCCGCACCCATTATAAAGAAGCGCTCGAGCATGCCATACCAGTAAAAGGTTAA
- a CDS encoding substrate-binding periplasmic protein — MALFKLGVMVLGLMWSSACMSQTTLILSVAPEIKHIFPMLETNVAQAFKELDIEVSFLEIPTARATREANSGRVDGDLLRTDEYQDYVPNYMPVLEPLGAIKIKAYTLKSKKLDTYEELIESTVATVRGAKLVADLQKIYPFKTVELLSWEKCFILVSKRKVDVALSTPHYAALLMKKHNIANLEEKSLELGEVKFYLWLKKEHHHIAEQLNDIFIKMKADGQLGLF, encoded by the coding sequence GTGGCATTGTTTAAACTGGGTGTAATGGTGTTAGGCTTAATGTGGAGTTCGGCTTGTATGAGTCAAACAACCTTAATACTAAGTGTTGCGCCCGAAATAAAACACATTTTCCCAATGCTTGAAACTAATGTCGCCCAAGCGTTTAAAGAGCTCGACATTGAAGTCTCATTTTTAGAAATACCAACAGCTCGCGCAACACGAGAAGCCAACTCGGGAAGAGTTGATGGCGATTTATTACGCACCGATGAATATCAAGATTATGTTCCGAACTATATGCCAGTCTTAGAACCCCTCGGTGCGATAAAAATAAAAGCCTATACGCTTAAATCTAAAAAGCTTGATACCTATGAAGAGTTAATTGAGTCTACTGTAGCAACGGTGCGAGGAGCTAAATTAGTGGCTGATTTACAAAAAATTTATCCGTTTAAAACAGTTGAGCTGCTTAGTTGGGAAAAATGTTTTATTTTAGTTTCTAAACGAAAAGTAGACGTAGCGCTCTCGACTCCACACTACGCCGCATTGCTGATGAAAAAGCATAATATTGCAAATTTAGAAGAGAAATCACTTGAGCTCGGGGAGGTGAAGTTTTATCTTTGGTTGAAAAAAGAACACCATCACATTGCTGAACAATTAAATGATATTTTCATAAAAATGAAAGCGGATGGTCAATTAGGGTTATTTTAG
- a CDS encoding VOC family protein: MLQAIHHAAIICSDYAKSKYFYCEILQLNVIAEHFRSNRQSYKLDLALPNGSQIELFSFANPPKRPSYPEACGLRHLAFLVDDIDEVVAHLTRHQVAVEPIRIDEYTAKRFTFFADPDGLPLELYEK; the protein is encoded by the coding sequence ATGTTACAAGCCATTCACCATGCTGCGATTATTTGCAGTGATTATGCGAAATCGAAATATTTTTACTGCGAAATTTTACAGTTAAACGTCATCGCAGAGCATTTTCGCAGTAACAGGCAATCGTATAAGTTAGATTTAGCGCTCCCAAACGGCAGCCAAATTGAGCTTTTTTCATTTGCCAATCCGCCAAAACGACCAAGTTACCCAGAAGCATGTGGTTTACGTCACTTGGCTTTTTTAGTCGATGATATTGATGAGGTTGTTGCACATTTAACACGTCATCAGGTAGCGGTTGAGCCAATTCGCATCGATGAATATACCGCTAAACGCTTTACTTTTTTTGCCGATCCGGATGGCCTGCCATTAGAACTATACGAAAAATAA
- the rlmF gene encoding 23S rRNA (adenine(1618)-N(6))-methyltransferase RlmF, producing the protein MSKSQPLKANLHPRNLHNNGYDFPALVQTLGPLSAFVSKNPHQQDTIDFSDPQAVKMLNKALLMHHYGIEFWDIPETYLCPPIPGRVDYLHYLADLLALDNNGIIPTGKKVSVLDIGTGANLVYPLTGQSEYGWQFIGSDIDPVSLKVAKQISQFNKLPIKLRAQKSANNIFHSVINEKDLFCLTLCNPPFHSSPVQALQGTQRKWQNLGHTAKNNLNFGGQNAELWCEGGELAFIKTMMSESADYQDQVVWFSSLVSKKEHVAPLQKHLARYPVAEVKVVEMAQGQKVSRFIAWSYFNSEERNDILTEMA; encoded by the coding sequence ATGTCTAAATCTCAACCATTAAAAGCCAACTTACATCCACGCAATCTGCATAATAATGGCTATGATTTCCCAGCATTGGTGCAAACTTTAGGGCCGTTAAGTGCCTTTGTGAGCAAAAATCCTCACCAACAAGATACCATTGACTTTAGTGATCCTCAGGCAGTAAAAATGCTTAATAAAGCACTCTTAATGCATCACTATGGTATTGAATTTTGGGATATTCCTGAGACCTATTTATGCCCTCCGATCCCCGGACGTGTTGATTATCTGCATTATTTGGCCGACTTATTGGCACTCGACAATAACGGTATTATTCCCACAGGTAAAAAGGTCTCTGTACTGGATATTGGCACTGGGGCAAACTTAGTGTATCCCCTCACCGGCCAAAGTGAATATGGCTGGCAATTTATCGGCTCAGATATCGACCCCGTATCACTCAAGGTTGCCAAACAAATTAGCCAATTTAATAAGTTACCCATTAAGTTACGGGCGCAAAAAAGTGCTAATAATATTTTTCACTCGGTGATAAACGAAAAAGATTTATTTTGCTTAACCTTGTGTAATCCTCCGTTTCATTCATCACCCGTGCAAGCCCTACAAGGTACACAGCGAAAATGGCAAAACTTAGGGCATACAGCTAAAAACAACTTAAATTTTGGTGGCCAGAATGCCGAATTATGGTGCGAAGGGGGCGAATTAGCCTTTATCAAAACCATGATGTCGGAAAGTGCCGATTACCAAGACCAAGTTGTATGGTTTAGCTCACTCGTATCAAAAAAAGAGCATGTGGCACCATTGCAAAAACATTTAGCACGCTACCCTGTAGCTGAAGTTAAAGTTGTTGAAATGGCACAAGGGCAAAAAGTGAGTCGTTTTATTGCCTGGAGTTATTTTAATAGCGAAGAGCGCAACGACATACTGACAGAGATGGCTTAA